One Simonsiella muelleri ATCC 29453 DNA window includes the following coding sequences:
- a CDS encoding Mth938-like domain-containing protein: MDFVEQDLSQVLTVQSYRESVFEIDGKSYNYPIILGKQIFRLPEKQVADLTLESFQAALNAGATLIIIGTGTQHQFLPFIVQAQLSQHGVGVECMNTAAACRTLAMVQSEGRNVWAWLFN; encoded by the coding sequence ATGGATTTTGTAGAACAAGATTTGAGTCAAGTTTTAACGGTGCAATCGTATCGTGAATCGGTATTTGAAATTGATGGAAAATCATATAATTATCCAATTATTTTGGGTAAGCAAATTTTTAGGCTGCCTGAAAAACAAGTCGCTGATTTGACCCTAGAAAGTTTTCAGGCTGCCTTGAATGCAGGCGCAACGCTGATTATCATTGGAACAGGTACGCAGCATCAATTTCTGCCTTTTATTGTGCAGGCACAATTGTCGCAACATGGCGTGGGTGTAGAATGTATGAACACGGCGGCGGCGTGTCGCACGTTGGCGATGGTACAAAGTGAGGGGCGCAATGTGTGGGCATGGTTATTTAATTAA
- a CDS encoding phosphoglycolate phosphatase, with the protein MLKNIQAVAFDLDGTLVDSIPDLAASANAMRVELGLAELPRETVQSYVGDGINALVHRALSGDYHGKVNANLLERGFPVFMRHYAHHIANATRPYPETEAGLGLLKTLHLPLAVVTNKSEMLAVKLLKELNLLDYFSIVVGGDTLPERKPSPEPLWYVAEILGVAPENMLMVGDSHNDLLAAKAAGCLSVGVTFGYGNMAQLACDDATRPDLIVNKLPEIYENLRPSQPKD; encoded by the coding sequence ATGTTAAAAAATATTCAAGCGGTGGCGTTTGATTTGGACGGCACATTGGTGGATTCGATTCCTGATTTGGCGGCATCGGCAAACGCGATGCGCGTGGAGCTGGGATTGGCTGAACTGCCACGCGAAACCGTGCAAAGTTATGTGGGCGATGGTATCAATGCGTTGGTGCATCGTGCGTTGAGTGGCGATTATCATGGTAAGGTAAATGCGAATTTGTTGGAACGTGGTTTCCCTGTTTTCATGCGCCACTACGCGCATCATATTGCCAATGCCACGCGTCCGTATCCCGAAACCGAAGCGGGTTTGGGTTTACTCAAAACGTTGCATTTGCCTTTGGCGGTGGTAACGAATAAAAGCGAAATGTTGGCAGTTAAATTATTGAAAGAATTAAATTTATTGGATTATTTCAGTATTGTTGTGGGTGGCGACACGCTGCCTGAACGCAAACCGTCTCCAGAGCCATTGTGGTATGTGGCGGAAATTTTGGGCGTTGCGCCTGAAAATATGTTGATGGTGGGCGATTCGCATAACGATCTTTTGGCTGCTAAAGCAGCAGGTTGTTTGAGTGTTGGTGTAACATTTGGATACGGTAACATGGCGCAATTGGCGTGTGATGATGCGACTCGTCCCGATTTGATTGTGAATAAATTGCCTGAAATTTATGAAAATTTGCGTCCAAGCCAGCCGAAAGATTAA
- the recX gene encoding recombination regulator RecX → MPKAEKSLKSRALEYLSRREMSKLELKRKLAPYAEDEAEIDAVLAEFADLNWQSDERFTESFMNSKSRKHGRMRLQQALTQKGVDADIIAEYLPNAEEELAHACEVLRKKFRQPAKNINEKQRQTRFLLYRGFGYDIIQQALNLAWQDADDVSSE, encoded by the coding sequence ATGCCCAAAGCCGAAAAATCATTAAAAAGCCGTGCGTTGGAATATTTATCGCGCCGTGAAATGAGTAAGTTGGAATTAAAACGTAAACTTGCGCCTTACGCCGAAGACGAAGCAGAAATTGATGCAGTACTGGCGGAATTTGCGGATTTGAATTGGCAATCAGATGAACGATTTACCGAGTCGTTTATGAACAGCAAATCGCGCAAACATGGGCGAATGCGGTTGCAACAAGCCTTGACGCAAAAAGGCGTGGATGCGGACATCATCGCCGAATATTTGCCTAATGCAGAAGAAGAATTGGCGCACGCTTGCGAAGTATTACGTAAAAAATTTAGGCAGCCTGCAAAAAATATCAATGAAAAACAAAGACAAACGCGTTTTTTATTGTATCGTGGTTTTGGTTACGACATCATTCAGCAAGCCTTAAATTTAGCGTG